A single window of Sinorhizobium sp. RAC02 DNA harbors:
- a CDS encoding LLM class flavin-dependent oxidoreductase — protein MEIGIDSFAAILPDPATGQVPSATIRMAELIEEVEVADRVGLDVFGIGEHHRAEFLDSAPTIILAAAAARTSQIRLTSAVTIISAADPVRVFQEFATLDLISRGRVEIVVGRGSFVEAYPLFGLDTRDYDDLFAEKLDLLLALQESTNVSWEGRFRPPLRGQGVYPRPHQQRLPIWIGVGGTPQSFARAGALGLPLMIAIIGGSFERFRPLVDLYREAGKRAGQSPEVLKIGVHAMGFVGESNAAARDAFFPGWAHLTANIGRERGWSPPTRQQFETMAGPEGAFLVGDPATVAAKMLRASETLAGVSRITFQMSTAALDTSAMKRSIELLGTEVAPVVRATHRA, from the coding sequence ATGGAAATCGGTATCGACAGTTTTGCGGCTATCCTTCCAGATCCGGCGACGGGCCAGGTTCCCTCGGCCACCATCCGTATGGCAGAACTGATCGAGGAAGTCGAAGTGGCGGACCGCGTTGGACTGGACGTGTTCGGTATCGGTGAACATCACCGCGCAGAGTTTCTCGACTCCGCGCCGACGATCATACTGGCTGCCGCTGCGGCACGGACCAGCCAGATCAGATTGACGAGCGCGGTAACAATTATAAGTGCTGCCGACCCTGTGCGGGTTTTTCAGGAATTCGCAACCCTCGATCTGATTTCCAGGGGTCGAGTGGAAATCGTTGTAGGTCGCGGGTCCTTCGTCGAAGCTTACCCACTGTTTGGCTTGGACACGCGTGACTACGACGATCTTTTTGCGGAAAAGCTCGATTTGTTGCTTGCTCTGCAAGAGTCGACGAATGTGAGCTGGGAAGGGCGTTTCCGACCGCCGCTCCGCGGACAAGGCGTCTATCCCCGTCCTCATCAACAACGACTTCCGATATGGATCGGTGTCGGCGGCACGCCGCAGTCGTTCGCGCGCGCCGGTGCGCTTGGTCTTCCCTTGATGATCGCCATCATAGGCGGAAGCTTTGAGCGCTTTCGTCCGCTCGTCGATCTCTATCGGGAAGCTGGTAAACGCGCAGGGCAAAGCCCCGAGGTGCTCAAGATCGGTGTTCATGCGATGGGCTTCGTCGGCGAAAGCAATGCTGCAGCCAGGGACGCCTTTTTCCCTGGCTGGGCGCATCTGACAGCGAATATCGGTCGCGAACGCGGCTGGTCGCCGCCGACGCGTCAGCAGTTCGAGACCATGGCGGGACCCGAAGGTGCATTCCTGGTTGGTGATCCAGCGACGGTGGCAGCCAAAATGCTGCGGGCCAGTGAAACACTGGCTGGCGTATCACGCATCACCTTCCAGATGAGCACAGCCGCTCTCGATACTTCAGCAA